DNA from Synergistes jonesii:
TATCCCCATCGGATAGGGGCGTATTTAATGGACGTAAAGGGTGAAAAGAAGAAAAGAAGTTTTCTGGTGATCGGGCTCGGCCGCTTCGGGGCGGCGCTCTGCGAAAAGCTCGCGGAGCGCGGGCAGTATGTGATCGGAATCGATTCTCTGCCGCAGCCGGTCAACGAACTCGCCGACAGGATAGCGGTAGCGGCCCAGCTCGACGTCACGGACGAGAGCGCGCTGCGCAAGGCCGGCGCCGCTGAAGCGGACGTCGCCGTCGTCACCATAGGGGAGGCCGTCGAAAAAAGCATCCTCTGCACTTCGATTCTCGTGGAGATGGGTATCCCGCTCGTCATAGCACGCGCCGCTAACTGTCTGCATGCGAAGGTGCTCGAGCGCGTCGGCGCGCACAGCGTGATATTTCCCGAGCGCGATATGGGCTTCAGCATAGGAGAGAAGCTCGTCTATCCGTGGTATTCCGCGTTCACGCACATAGGCGGCGGAGACTTTCTGCTCGGCAGGATACGCCCTCTGCCCGACATGCTGGGCAAGGATATGGCGCAGCTGAAATTCTCACAAAAATACAAAGTTATTGTTATACTTATGGAGTATGGCGGCGCTCAGCATACGCCAGACGCCGCGCGCCCTTTCGAAAAGGACGACAAGATATGGGTGCTCGGACATACCGCCGACATAGGCAGGCTCGTCGCCGAATGCGATATCGCCGACATGCCAGGCGCGGAAGAGGCAAAATTATCGGGCGTTGATCAGAGCGCCCGAGGGAGGCTGTATTAATGGAAATAGAAGAGATGAGAAAGGCCCTGAAGGAGAACGGCTTTCTCGAACGCCTTGAAAAGATAAAGGAGTCCGGCCTTGAGAAGATCGAGGGAAGTTCTCTGCCGGAGCATCTGCAGCTGGTGCGCGCGAATCTCCTCGGCAAAAAGGGAGAGCTCACAGAGATATTAAAGAGCGTCGGGCAGTCCGCGCCCGAGCTGCGCAAAACTCTCGGACAGGCGGCAAACGAAGTAAAACAGATCCTCACCGAAGCGGTGGAAAAACGAAACGCTCAGCTTCTCGACACAGTATCCGCGTTCGAAGGGGAAGCCGATGTAACGGTCCCCGGCGCGGAGCCCTTCACAGGCGGACTGCACCCCGTAACACAGATGTGCTACGATTTGAATGACGCTTTCCTTTCTCTCGGCTTTGAAGTCTTCTCCGAAAATGAAATAACGAGCGAGAAGTACGCTTTTGACAACCTGAATTTCGCTCAGGAGCATCCGGCGCGCGAGAGCATGGATACCTACTGGCTCAAGGGGCACGACGAGGGGCGCGGAGCGGAGCGCCTCTGCCTCCGCCCGCACCTCACCGGCGCTTCCGTCCGCTATCTACGCGATCACGGCGCTCCGGCGCGCTTCGTATACCCGGGACGCGTCTACCGCAACGAGACGACCGACGCGCGCCACGAAAGGGCATTTTTCCAGTACGAAGCGCTGATAGTGGACAGGGATTTTTCCTTCGCCTCCGGCATGGTACTGATCAAGACTATTCTTGAAAGGGTTTTCGGCCGCGAGATCGACGTGCGCATGAGGGTGGGTTTCTTCCCGTTCGTCGAGCCGGGCTTCGAGATCGACATGAAATGCCAGGTCTGCGGCGGCGAAGGCTGTAGCGTCTGCAAGCACGTCGGCTGGATAGAGGTCATGCCGGGCGGCACCCCTCATCCGAACGTTCTCAGGGCCGCCGGGCTCGACCCGGCCGTGTGGTCGGGCTTCTACATCAACATAGGGCTCGACCGTCTCGTCATGATGCGCTACGGCGTAGACGACGTGCGCCTCTTCCACAGCGCCGACCTTCGTTTCCTTGAGCAGTTCAAGTAGGGGGAAAATACCATGAAGCTGTCATTGAACTGGATAAAAAAATATGTCGACCTTCCGGCCGGCCTCACGATGGAAAAACTCTCCTACGACCTCACTATGTCGACCGTCGAAGTCGAGGAGGCGACGGATCTCGCGGAGAGCCTCTCCGGCCTCGTCGTCGGGCGCATCCTCACGGTCGAACCCCATCCCGACGCCGACAAGCTGCGCGTCTGCACGGTAGACACGGGCGACCCTGCGCCGTCGGTGATAGTCTGCGGCGGCGTGAACTTGGCCCCGGCGCAGCTCGTAGCGGTAGCGAAGCCGGGCGCCATAGTCAAATGGCACGGCGAAGGCGAGCCGGTCGAGATAAAGCCGGCGAAGCTGCGCGGCGTCATGAGCTTCGGGATGATCTGCGCGTCGGACGAGATAGGGCTCGGGGAGCTCTTCCCG
Protein-coding regions in this window:
- a CDS encoding phenylalanine--tRNA ligase subunit alpha — encoded protein: MEIEEMRKALKENGFLERLEKIKESGLEKIEGSSLPEHLQLVRANLLGKKGELTEILKSVGQSAPELRKTLGQAANEVKQILTEAVEKRNAQLLDTVSAFEGEADVTVPGAEPFTGGLHPVTQMCYDLNDAFLSLGFEVFSENEITSEKYAFDNLNFAQEHPARESMDTYWLKGHDEGRGAERLCLRPHLTGASVRYLRDHGAPARFVYPGRVYRNETTDARHERAFFQYEALIVDRDFSFASGMVLIKTILERVFGREIDVRMRVGFFPFVEPGFEIDMKCQVCGGEGCSVCKHVGWIEVMPGGTPHPNVLRAAGLDPAVWSGFYINIGLDRLVMMRYGVDDVRLFHSADLRFLEQFK
- a CDS encoding potassium channel family protein — its product is MDVKGEKKKRSFLVIGLGRFGAALCEKLAERGQYVIGIDSLPQPVNELADRIAVAAQLDVTDESALRKAGAAEADVAVVTIGEAVEKSILCTSILVEMGIPLVIARAANCLHAKVLERVGAHSVIFPERDMGFSIGEKLVYPWYSAFTHIGGGDFLLGRIRPLPDMLGKDMAQLKFSQKYKVIVILMEYGGAQHTPDAARPFEKDDKIWVLGHTADIGRLVAECDIADMPGAEEAKLSGVDQSARGRLY